One segment of Methylotenera versatilis 79 DNA contains the following:
- a CDS encoding tyrosine-type recombinase/integrase, with product MALSDIAARNAKPTDKVQKLSDAGGLYLLIHPNGSKYWRQKYRFLGKEKVLAIGIYPQVTLSEARSSRDAAKKLLASGKDPNEVKQSLKAEAKHQAANTFELVAREWHLKKSLKLVKKTLIRNLRILEINIFPEIGKIPIELVKPKDLLAALQKIEKRGKIDSAHRALQLCGEIFRYAIATERAQADLSLVLKGALAPIQEKHHASITDPKGVADLLRSLEVYQGSVLTAQALKLAPLVFVRPGELRNAEWSEIDFDKAEWRIAAYKMKMKAVHLVPLSNQAIQIFRVLHTYTGDGKYVFPGLRSADRPMSENTVNAALRKLGYEKGEMTGHGFRSMASTILHEQGWPHEAIERQLAHAERNKVSAAYNYAEHLPKRKEMMQSWADYLDEIKAGAKIVNIKQA from the coding sequence ATGGCGCTAAGTGATATTGCTGCAAGAAATGCAAAGCCAACAGACAAAGTCCAAAAGCTTTCTGATGCTGGAGGCCTTTACTTATTAATTCACCCTAATGGATCTAAGTATTGGCGACAGAAATACCGCTTTTTGGGTAAAGAGAAAGTGCTGGCTATTGGCATTTATCCCCAAGTAACATTATCTGAAGCTAGATCAAGCCGCGATGCAGCAAAAAAATTGCTTGCTAGTGGTAAAGATCCAAATGAAGTGAAGCAGAGTTTAAAAGCAGAAGCTAAACACCAAGCAGCAAATACATTCGAATTAGTCGCACGTGAATGGCATCTAAAAAAATCCCTCAAGCTAGTAAAAAAAACGCTGATCCGCAATCTGCGTATTCTAGAAATCAATATATTCCCTGAAATTGGCAAAATTCCCATTGAGTTGGTTAAACCAAAAGATTTATTAGCTGCGCTGCAAAAGATTGAAAAAAGGGGCAAGATCGATAGCGCTCATAGGGCTTTGCAACTATGTGGTGAAATATTCCGTTATGCCATCGCAACAGAAAGGGCACAGGCTGATTTAAGTTTGGTGTTAAAGGGTGCACTAGCACCCATTCAAGAAAAACATCATGCAAGTATCACCGATCCTAAAGGCGTTGCTGATTTATTACGTTCATTAGAAGTGTATCAAGGATCTGTTTTAACAGCTCAAGCACTCAAACTTGCGCCATTAGTATTTGTTCGCCCTGGCGAGCTGCGAAATGCTGAATGGTCTGAAATTGATTTTGATAAAGCAGAGTGGCGTATTGCTGCGTACAAAATGAAAATGAAAGCTGTGCATCTCGTGCCGCTTTCTAACCAGGCAATCCAAATTTTCCGTGTACTGCATACCTATACTGGTGATGGGAAGTATGTTTTCCCTGGCCTTCGATCTGCAGATCGGCCTATGAGTGAAAACACTGTGAATGCTGCACTTAGAAAGCTTGGATACGAAAAAGGCGAAATGACTGGGCACGGTTTTAGAAGTATGGCCAGCACGATCTTACATGAACAAGGCTGGCCGCATGAAGCAATTGAAAGGCAACTTGCGCATGCCGAACGGAATAAAGTGAGTGCTGCCTATAACTATGCCGAGCATTTGCCAAAACGTAAGGAAATGATGCAGTCCTGGGCTGATTATCTAGATGAAATTAAAGCTGGTGCAAAGATTGTGAATATCAAGCAAGCATAA
- a CDS encoding DUF927 domain-containing protein, which yields MANYIKQVAAAALASIDSVLRHWCPGGKRESHEYVALNHKRADSTLGSFKVNLNTGAWSDFAVDKSGGDLVALVAYLDDLTQFEAAKQLGAFIGMPYQNNDTQKSATSSQNKAGKASSSTQKDVSAWVAVLPVPAKAPAPPAAHFKNGKPSMQWTYSLPDGIACYVYRFDAKTEGERKQFAPLTYCEHTTSKKREWRWQGLADPRPLYNLDKIINQPNLLVVVCEGEKAADAAAILLPNAIITTMLNGAQSPNKSNWAVLKGRNVWLWPDNDDAGKKCMIAIANLLKIAAAASVKTINLKAFSGLPDKGDAADLLASGLTDHAMDELSNRDDFFAVQKVTDTIEATSDNDHSHNQESRFHLNDGGLYYFGKSDAGNDAPPLWICSKLEVTAVTRDAKNEAWGRLLEFDDLDGVHHAWAMPMDLLSGMGNEYRSTLLAMGLQLSTMPKARNLLTQYIQTVKIEARARCVERTGWHDGIFVMPNKTIGSQQEKIIFQSASNAQSTFKQKGSLAAWQEAIAKPCAGNSRLVFAISAAFASPLLEVTGMESGGVHFRGDSSTGKTTALRVASSVWGGLDYMQRWRATDNGLEGLSSQHSDCLLVLDELSQVDPKSAGEVAYMLANGSGKIRGSKTGGNSKTSTWRLLFLSSGEAGLTEHMAIAGRKPKAGQEIRLLDIPADAGKGFGIFDTLNDHIGGAAFSKALNDAVAKNYGVASIAFLNKLVLNLDKISTHVKALQKQFTEKHLASDSGGQASRAALRFALIAAAGEIATVWGITGWASGEAIQSADTCFKAWLHQRGGTGNAEERAMLAQVQRFFEQHGESRFADWDRPASDTSQHAPKTLNKAGYRKHIDAKDDAGEPIYTGETYAQGDEKKAHDTEYYVFTETFRSEICAGYDYKVVQKLLDKHGALVRPKTGKAYTRNERLPGEGKQDIYKINVKVFGLLAENDA from the coding sequence ATGGCCAACTACATTAAGCAAGTTGCGGCCGCTGCGCTAGCTTCAATCGATAGCGTATTAAGGCATTGGTGCCCAGGTGGTAAACGTGAAAGTCATGAGTATGTGGCGCTTAACCATAAACGCGCCGATAGCACGTTAGGCAGCTTTAAAGTTAATCTCAATACTGGTGCTTGGTCTGATTTTGCAGTGGATAAAAGCGGAGGCGATCTTGTTGCTTTAGTTGCATATTTAGATGACTTAACCCAATTTGAAGCAGCAAAACAGCTAGGCGCGTTTATTGGCATGCCCTACCAAAATAATGATACACAGAAAAGCGCTACAAGCTCGCAAAACAAAGCGGGCAAGGCTAGTTCATCAACCCAAAAAGACGTTAGCGCGTGGGTAGCAGTCTTGCCTGTTCCCGCTAAAGCACCAGCACCGCCTGCAGCGCATTTTAAAAACGGCAAGCCATCGATGCAATGGACTTATAGTTTGCCTGATGGCATAGCTTGTTATGTGTACCGTTTCGATGCGAAAACCGAAGGGGAACGTAAGCAGTTTGCACCCCTGACATATTGCGAACATACCACTAGCAAAAAGCGTGAATGGCGCTGGCAGGGTTTGGCTGATCCTAGGCCGCTTTACAACCTTGATAAGATTATTAATCAGCCTAATCTGCTAGTGGTGGTTTGCGAGGGTGAAAAAGCCGCCGATGCTGCAGCCATTCTGCTACCGAACGCAATTATTACCACCATGCTTAACGGTGCTCAAAGCCCGAATAAATCGAATTGGGCTGTATTGAAAGGCCGTAATGTTTGGTTATGGCCAGACAATGACGATGCTGGTAAAAAGTGCATGATCGCCATTGCAAATCTGTTGAAGATAGCTGCAGCTGCGAGCGTTAAAACAATCAATCTTAAAGCATTTAGCGGTTTGCCTGATAAAGGCGATGCTGCAGATCTGTTAGCTAGTGGCTTGACTGATCATGCAATGGATGAGTTAAGCAATCGTGATGATTTTTTCGCAGTGCAAAAGGTCACTGATACGATAGAAGCTACTAGCGATAATGATCACAGCCATAATCAAGAAAGCCGCTTTCATTTGAATGATGGTGGCTTATATTATTTTGGTAAAAGCGACGCTGGCAATGATGCGCCACCTTTGTGGATATGCTCAAAACTTGAAGTCACAGCCGTGACGCGAGATGCTAAAAACGAGGCATGGGGACGATTACTTGAATTTGATGATTTAGATGGTGTGCATCATGCATGGGCAATGCCAATGGATCTATTAAGTGGCATGGGCAACGAGTATCGCAGTACGCTGCTAGCGATGGGCTTGCAGTTATCCACCATGCCAAAAGCACGTAACTTGTTAACGCAATATATTCAGACTGTAAAGATCGAGGCAAGGGCGCGTTGTGTGGAGCGTACAGGCTGGCATGATGGCATCTTTGTCATGCCGAATAAAACGATTGGTAGCCAACAAGAAAAGATCATTTTTCAATCAGCCAGCAACGCTCAAAGCACGTTCAAACAAAAGGGATCATTAGCCGCCTGGCAAGAGGCTATTGCTAAACCTTGTGCAGGTAACTCACGCTTGGTATTTGCGATTAGCGCCGCCTTTGCCAGTCCGTTACTTGAAGTGACTGGTATGGAAAGCGGGGGCGTGCATTTCCGCGGTGATTCTAGCACTGGAAAAACGACTGCTTTACGTGTTGCATCATCGGTATGGGGCGGGCTGGATTACATGCAGCGCTGGCGTGCTACAGATAATGGCTTAGAAGGCCTTTCATCACAGCATTCAGATTGTTTGCTAGTGCTTGATGAATTATCACAAGTAGATCCTAAATCAGCTGGCGAGGTTGCTTATATGCTGGCTAATGGTAGCGGTAAGATAAGAGGCTCTAAAACAGGAGGCAATAGCAAAACTTCAACATGGCGACTATTGTTTTTATCAAGTGGCGAGGCTGGGCTTACTGAACATATGGCGATTGCAGGTCGTAAACCAAAAGCGGGGCAAGAGATCCGTTTACTTGATATACCTGCGGACGCGGGCAAGGGCTTCGGTATATTCGACACGCTGAATGATCACATTGGCGGTGCGGCGTTTAGTAAAGCATTAAATGATGCAGTCGCTAAAAACTATGGCGTTGCATCGATCGCATTCTTAAATAAGCTAGTGCTTAACCTGGATAAAATCAGTACACATGTTAAGGCTCTGCAAAAACAGTTCACCGAAAAGCACTTGGCTAGTGATTCAGGTGGTCAGGCAAGCAGGGCAGCTTTACGCTTTGCGTTGATCGCTGCAGCGGGTGAGATTGCTACCGTGTGGGGCATTACAGGCTGGGCTAGTGGAGAGGCTATACAATCTGCTGATACATGTTTCAAGGCGTGGCTGCATCAACGTGGCGGTACAGGCAATGCCGAAGAAAGGGCAATGCTCGCCCAAGTGCAACGATTCTTTGAGCAACATGGTGAAAGCCGCTTTGCAGATTGGGATAGGCCAGCCAGCGATACATCGCAACACGCGCCCAAAACGCTGAATAAAGCAGGCTATCGCAAACACATCGATGCTAAAGATGATGCTGGCGAGCCTATTTACACAGGTGAAACATACGCCCAAGGCGATGAAAAGAAAGCCCACGATACAGAATATTATGTATTTACCGAGACGTTTC
- a CDS encoding helix-turn-helix transcriptional regulator: protein MPLPEIIRLIKKPEALKLTATSHSTFHLRIKDGILPPPVILGENSVAYPLHEIDAINRARLAGKSNDEIRELVADLVKQRKEATL, encoded by the coding sequence ATGCCACTTCCTGAAATCATCAGGCTTATTAAAAAGCCCGAAGCATTGAAATTAACGGCCACTTCACATTCAACCTTCCATCTAAGAATTAAAGATGGCATTTTGCCGCCCCCAGTAATACTAGGCGAAAACTCAGTTGCCTATCCACTTCATGAAATTGACGCGATCAACCGTGCACGCCTAGCGGGTAAATCTAATGATGAAATACGTGAGCTCGTTGCAGATCTAGTTAAGCAGCGTAAAGAGGCTACATTATGA